The DNA sequence CGTGGAGATCCGGTAGTCGTCGCGCATGCTGACGTGCGAGGCGTCCAGGTACGGCCCGATCTCGGCCAGCCGCCCGGCGCGCAGCAGCTCGACCGTCTCGAGCACCCGCTGGTTTTCGGTGACGACGTGCCGCACCAGCGGCACCAGGTCGTCCGGCAGCCGGTCGAGGGCCTCGGCGAGGCCGTCGACGGTGACGTCGCGCAGCGCCTTCACCCCGAGCAGCTCGGCCGCTCGCTCGGTGCCGCGGCGGCGCTCGCCGTAGCCGCCTTCGGCGTGCGAGTGCTTGGTGCGGGTGTCGATGATCAGCACCTGCAGCCCGGCCTCGGCCAGGCCGAACGGCACCTGCTCCTGCTCGCCCGACCGCACGTCGAGGAACAGCACGTGCGACTCGGTGCAGCAGAGGGACGCCGTCTGGTCGAGCAGGCCGGTGGGCGCGCCGACGAAGTCGTTTTCCGAGTGCTGCACCCACCGCGCCACCTGGGGCCGCGTCGGGACGCGGTCGCCGGGAGCGCCGAGCTCCAGGCCGGCCAGGCCCAGCAACGCCAGCGACACCGCGCACTCGAGCGCGTGGGAGGAGGACAGCCCCGCCCCGGACGGCACGTCCCCGGCGATCACCAGGTCGGCGCCGCCGGTGAAGCCCTGGTCGCGCAGCACCCAGGCGACGCCCGCCGGGTACGCGGCCCACCCGTCGACCGTGCCCGGCGCCAGGTCGGCGATCTTGAGTTCGCCGGAGCGCTGGAGCTGGCCGTCGTCGCCGAGGGTGGCCACGGACAGGACGCCGTCCTCGCGGGGCGCCGCGGCCGCGGCCAGGCGGTGCGGCAGGGCGAACGGGAGCACGAAGCCGTCGTTGTAGTCGGTGTGCTCGCCGATCAGGTTGACCCGCCCGGGCGCCGACCAGACGCCGGTGGGCGCGGTGCCGTGGACCGTGCGGAACGCCGCCACGGCCTCCGAAGCGGGGCTCACCTGGCCTGCGCCAGGACGGCGTGCAGCGCGGAGGTGGCGACCTGGGCGGTGGTGTCCCCGCCGGTGACCTCGATGGTGCCGCCGTTGGCCTTGCCGATGGTGACCGTGCCGCCCGGCACGATGCCGACCGACTTGAGCTCGGTCATCAGCGACTCGTCCAGCTGGACGTGCTCGGCGATGCGCCGGATCTCGACGCGGCCGCCACCGGTGCGGGCGAACTCGTCGAGCCGGACGAGGTCGGCCTCGGCCGGCGGCGCGGGGTCGCCGTCGCCCAGCTTGTCCAGGCCCGGGATCGGGTTGCCGTACGGGGAGGTGGTCGGGTGGTCGAGCAGCTTGACCAGCTTGCGCTCGACGGCTTCGCTCATCACGTGCTCCCACCGGCACGCCTCGTTGTGCACGTGCTCCCACTCGAGCCCGATCACGTCGACGAGGAGGCGCTCGGCCAGGCGGTGCTTGCGCATGACGGCGATGGCCAGTTCGCGGCCGTGGTCGGTCAGCTGGAGGTGCCGGTCGTCGGCGACCACGACCAGTCCGTCGCGTTCCATCCGGGCGACGGTCTGGCTCACGGTCGGGCCGCTCTGCTGCAGGCGCTCGGCGATGCGGGCGCGCAGCGGAACGACACCTTCTTCTTCGAGCTCGTAGATCGTACGCAAGTACATCTCGGTGGTGTCGATGAGATCGTTCACGCTGTCCCCTTCGTCCGCGTTGCTCATCGTAGTCGTTGGCACCGACAGCGGCGGCGGGCCTGGCGGATACTGTGCCGTCAGTTACCGAGCCGACGGCAGCCGCGGCGGAAACCGCCGCCTCGCGCGGATCGGCTGCGGGCCGGGTCCGCCTGCGTCAGGCTGGATCGGCGCCGACTCGCCGGTAGGGGAGATGTCCGCACCCCGGCGCGGCCGGGCGCCGGGCCGCTGCAAGATGGGGGCATGCGTCCGCTGATCAGCACCACCGACCTCGCCGCCGCGCTGGCGGGCCCGGCCGCCGAACGGCCCGTCGTCCTCGACGTCCGCTGGCGGCTCGCCGGCCCGCCCGGCGCCGAGTCCTACGCGGCGGGCCACATCCCCGGCGCGGTGTTCGTCGACCTCGACCGAGCCCTCGCGGCCGAGCCGGGCGAAGGCGGCCGCCACCCCCTGCCCACCCCGGCCGACCTGCAGCGCGACCTGCGCGCGGCGGGCGTGCGGACAGGTCACCCGGTGGTGGCCTACGACGACGCCGACGGCTCGGTGGCGGCCCGCGCGTGGTGGCTGCTGCGCTGGGCGGGCCACGAAGAGGTGGCGGTCCTCGACGGCGGTTACGCGGCGTGGTCGGCCGAAGAACACCCGGTCAGCATCGAGCCGGCGGACCCGGCCCCGGGCGACATCACCGTCCACCCGGGCGCGATGCCGGTCCTCGACGCGGACGAAGCAGCCGCCCTGGCCCGCGACGGCCTCCTCCTCGACGCCCGGGCAACCCCGCGCTACGCGGGCGAGACGGAACCGGTCGACCCGCGCGCGGGCCACATCCCGGGCGCGGTGAACGCCCCCTTCTCCGGCCACATCGCCGACAACGGCCGCTGGCACGCCTCGGCGGAGCTGGCAGCGCGCTTCGCGGACCTGGGCCTGCGCCCAGGCGAGCCGGTCGCCGCCTACTGCGGCTCAGGGGTGACGGCGAGTTCGGTGGTACTGGCCCTGGAACTGGCCGGCCACCCGGGCGCAGGCCTGTACGCGGGCTCCTGGTCCCACTGGTCCCGCAACCCCGACCGCCCCGCGGCGACAGGCCCCCTGCCCGGCTGACTGCTTGCCCACAGGCGCGACGGGCCCCGCCGCCCAACCGGCGGCGCCCGGACGCACTCGCGCAACGCGCCGCGGTGCTCGGCCGACTGGTGGGCCTGCCTGCACCCCGCCCGCCGCCAGGCCCCCGACCGGCGTCCACACCCCGACCGGCTGTACTTCAGGGACACACAGTCCCCCGAACGGCACTACAGTCGGACACTATGTCGCCGGCCGTCGTTTGGGACTCCGCCCTTCTCGGTTATGACCTGGGTGGGGATCACCCGTTCAACCCCGTCCGGCTGGAGCTCACCGTCCGGCTGGCCACCGAGCTCGGGGTGCTCGACGACGTCCCGCTCCTGGTGCCGACCGCCGCCGGGGACGAAGAGCTGCTCCGGGTGCACGCTCCCGAATACCTCGCCGCCGTGCGGGAGGCGCCGCTCGTCGGGTGGGATGTCGGGCACGGGCTCGGGACTTCCGACAACCCCGTCTTCTCCGACATGCACGACGCCTCCGCGCTCGTCGTCGGGTCCACCCTGCTCGCCGCCCGCAAGATCGCCGAGGGCGAGGCCACCCGCGCGGTCAACATCGCCGGCGGGCTGCACCACGCCATGCGCGACCAGGCGTCCGGGTTCTGCGTCTACAACGACTGCGCGGTCGCCATCTCGTGGCTGCTCGACCACGGCTTCGAGCGGATCGCCTACATCGACACCGACGTCCACCAC is a window from the Amycolatopsis sp. cg9 genome containing:
- a CDS encoding sulfurtransferase, whose product is MRPLISTTDLAAALAGPAAERPVVLDVRWRLAGPPGAESYAAGHIPGAVFVDLDRALAAEPGEGGRHPLPTPADLQRDLRAAGVRTGHPVVAYDDADGSVAARAWWLLRWAGHEEVAVLDGGYAAWSAEEHPVSIEPADPAPGDITVHPGAMPVLDADEAAALARDGLLLDARATPRYAGETEPVDPRAGHIPGAVNAPFSGHIADNGRWHASAELAARFADLGLRPGEPVAAYCGSGVTASSVVLALELAGHPGAGLYAGSWSHWSRNPDRPAATGPLPG
- a CDS encoding metal-dependent transcriptional regulator yields the protein MSNADEGDSVNDLIDTTEMYLRTIYELEEEGVVPLRARIAERLQQSGPTVSQTVARMERDGLVVVADDRHLQLTDHGRELAIAVMRKHRLAERLLVDVIGLEWEHVHNEACRWEHVMSEAVERKLVKLLDHPTTSPYGNPIPGLDKLGDGDPAPPAEADLVRLDEFARTGGGRVEIRRIAEHVQLDESLMTELKSVGIVPGGTVTIGKANGGTIEVTGGDTTAQVATSALHAVLAQAR
- the galK gene encoding galactokinase, with the protein product MSPASEAVAAFRTVHGTAPTGVWSAPGRVNLIGEHTDYNDGFVLPFALPHRLAAAAAPREDGVLSVATLGDDGQLQRSGELKIADLAPGTVDGWAAYPAGVAWVLRDQGFTGGADLVIAGDVPSGAGLSSSHALECAVSLALLGLAGLELGAPGDRVPTRPQVARWVQHSENDFVGAPTGLLDQTASLCCTESHVLFLDVRSGEQEQVPFGLAEAGLQVLIIDTRTKHSHAEGGYGERRRGTERAAELLGVKALRDVTVDGLAEALDRLPDDLVPLVRHVVTENQRVLETVELLRAGRLAEIGPYLDASHVSMRDDYRISTAELDLAVDSAREAGALGSRMTGGGFGGSAIALVRDADLDRVKAAVEAAYEKAGYRRPRMFTAVPSRGAGRDEV